Part of the Cyanobacteria bacterium GSL.Bin1 genome is shown below.
GCCAATACAAATAACCGTCACATTGTCGGGGATTTCTAATCGTTCTAACGCCACTCCTAACCCATAAGAATGGGCGGGAAGAATGAAATAACTCCCTGTTTCATCGCTGCAAAGTTGAGTGGGTTCTAAATTATCAGGATTAAAATTTTTTGGGTCAACAATGGTTCCGGGAATATGACGAAAAATCCGAAACTCATTCGGGGATAAACGAATATCATAGCCGAAGCTACTCAACCCATAAGAAATAACCGGAATATTATCATCAATTTTGCGCACTTGCTGCGGTTCAAAAGGCGAAATCATGCCTTGACTTGCCTTTTCTTTAATCCATTCATCATTTTTAAGCATAATTTTTCCGAATTGATACAAACATAAAAATTACATTAAGTTGCATTTTATTTTCAACTACGCCGAATCAGCAAGCAAAAGCAACAAATACTCAATTTAACACTTATACCACCTCGTAGCTTCCTCATTTAAAATCCCTTCGTGCTCTTTGTGTCTTTGTGGTTATTTCAAAAAGCCAAGGCAAACCTCTATCGGGAATAAAAGTTGAAAGACCAACCGTTTAAGAGATAATGGGAAAGGAAGACCCATTAGGAAAGAATCTTGGATTTACCCTCGTTTCTCTGGTTGTGGAAGATCGCTGCTTGGTCAATGGGCTTGGCTGTAATGGCTTATGGTATTTTAGCGGGGACTGGCATCGGAATGTCCTATTTCCGCGCTCAAAAATCACCCCGTCCTAAATGGTTGCGTCCATTACACTACACGATTGGCATCATTTTAGTCAGCTTAGTTCTGCTGCTACTCACCATTGGTATCGTGGGCACTTTAGGACATTTCGGAAACCTGGGGCATTCTCCCCATTTAATTGCCGGAATTACAGTGGTGGGCTTGGTGCTATTATCAGCAGTTAGTGCGACTCAAATTAGCCCAAAACGCCCGTGGGCAAGGCCGCTTCACGTTACAACCAATGCCGTCTTATTTTTTGCGCTGGCTTATGTGTCTTGGACGGGATGGAGTGTTGTCCAGAAATATTTAAATTGAGAAATAGGCAAGGATTGGAATAGCAACGATGAGTACAGTAATTATTGGTGGTGGCATGATTGGTAGCGCGATCGCGCTTTCACTGCACAAAAGAGGGGAACCCGTCACCGTCGTTAGTCGCAAACAAGCCGAAGCTGCGGGGTTTGCCGCGGGTGGAATGATTGCCCCGCAAGCAGAAGTGATTCCCCCCAGTCCGTTACTCGATTTAGCGCTGCGATCGCGCGAACTTTACCCGGATTGGATTAGCGAACTCGAAGATCAGACCGGAGAGGATACAGGCTATGTTCCTTCTGGGATTCTTGCCCCAGTTTATGAGAAAAGTCAGGCACCAAGTTGCCCTGCGGTTCAATCGGCGACTTGGGTCGATCAGAGTGATCTCGAACTCTATCAACCCGGTTTAGGACAAGAGGTGATTGGGGCTTGGTGGTATCCCGAGGATGCGCAAGTGGATAACATTGCCTTGATGAAAACCCTCTTGCAAGCCGCAAAAGCAAGCGGCGTTGACTTTAGAGAAGGAGTCACGGTTAAAAGTATTCAAAAGCAAAAGGGTCGCGTTACGAAAATTAGAACCAGTGAAGGAGAACTGCAGGCAGATCACTACGTTCTTGCCACGGGATCTTGGGTGAAAGAATTGTTACCGCTTCCGGTACGTCCCGTAAAAGGACAAATGATGTCGCTACAGATGCCAAGGGAACCCTATCCCCTACAACGAGTGCTATTTGGTCCAGGAACTTATCTAGTTCCCCGCCAAGATGGCAGGTTAATTGTGGGGGCAACGGTAGAAGAGGTGGGTTGGACTGCCAATAATACACCAGGTGGAATTAAAACTCTCAGCGATCGCGCAATGCGTCTCTATCCAGACTTACAAGATTGGACAATGGAACGGACTTGGTGGGGCTTCCGTCCCACAACACCGGATGAATTACCGATTCTGGGACAGTCAGACTACGAGAACTTATTCCTCGCCACCGGACACCATCGTCATGGCAT
Proteins encoded:
- a CDS encoding DUF4079 family protein; this encodes MDLPSFLWLWKIAAWSMGLAVMAYGILAGTGIGMSYFRAQKSPRPKWLRPLHYTIGIILVSLVLLLLTIGIVGTLGHFGNLGHSPHLIAGITVVGLVLLSAVSATQISPKRPWARPLHVTTNAVLFFALAYVSWTGWSVVQKYLN
- a CDS encoding dCTP deaminase — translated: MLKNDEWIKEKASQGMISPFEPQQVRKIDDNIPVISYGLSSFGYDIRLSPNEFRIFRHIPGTIVDPKNFNPDNLEPTQLCSDETGSYFILPAHSYGLGVALERLEIPDNVTVICIGKSTYARCGLIANITPAEAGWRGFLTLELSNSSSADCKIYANEGIVQLVFLEGDPCSISYEQRKGKYQEQPDRVTLARI